The proteins below come from a single Bacillus horti genomic window:
- a CDS encoding serine hydrolase domain-containing protein, translating to MKRKTIQLAVICVLLLLVPFPAFTSGAQGAEGRPFTAEHVEEFVDHYIMSSMEEMYIPGTVIIVVKDGEVLFEKGYGYDNVELERAVDPGASLFRIGSVTKLFTATAIMQLVEQGRLDLDQDVNQYLDGFQVDTGGYAPIQLRHLLTHTAGFEEKNFGMAAEHYENRVPLKEYVTNNQPNVIRTPGEYIQYSNYGIGLLGVIIEDVSGLSYEDYIKQYILEPLNMQNTYVMLNEDVEEGLAKEYSYANDQYTELSLYDYNYPPAGSMISTAEDMAKFIQAHLNLGELNGVRIMEASTAELMHDRQFSQHPLVQGFGFGFFENLYNQLRILEHGGNTDGSNSMFMIEKESNWGLFISNNGVNGAYPIHIFGKKFVDEFFPNPQTQAPVNHSGVELEEDLTRYQGIYHLNRYGHDDISKFVLAINPSLHVKVNEEQGLQVTFFGETVNYEQVEPLVFFNPLANQYIAFEEDANGAITHLFDSMVFEKKKWYEDTLLHAILAGALLLFSIAILLTIAIRFFIKRIRKKKHIDIGGHAKSLKWLSLSKNTLVLNSLIFILFIMLIGIGLVNMMSSGGFSFELPIIFIVAFIAPILMVGLTLFLGFALVKLWMTRAGTIMNKMTMTLYFMVSLSFLLVLHYYNWIGFNF from the coding sequence ATGAAAAGGAAAACCATACAGTTAGCAGTTATTTGTGTATTACTTCTTCTTGTACCATTTCCAGCATTCACTTCCGGAGCGCAGGGAGCTGAGGGAAGACCTTTTACTGCTGAGCATGTAGAAGAATTTGTAGACCACTATATCATGAGTAGTATGGAGGAAATGTATATTCCAGGGACAGTCATAATTGTCGTTAAAGATGGGGAGGTCCTCTTTGAAAAAGGATATGGCTACGACAATGTCGAACTTGAAAGAGCTGTTGATCCAGGTGCATCACTTTTTCGGATAGGATCTGTCACTAAGCTTTTTACAGCTACAGCTATTATGCAGTTAGTTGAACAGGGAAGGCTGGATTTAGATCAGGATGTAAATCAGTATTTAGATGGCTTCCAAGTAGACACAGGTGGTTACGCTCCTATTCAGCTCAGGCATTTGTTAACTCACACGGCAGGATTTGAAGAGAAAAATTTTGGGATGGCTGCTGAGCATTATGAAAATAGAGTACCATTGAAAGAGTATGTCACGAATAATCAGCCTAATGTGATCCGCACACCGGGTGAATATATCCAGTACAGTAATTATGGAATAGGATTATTAGGAGTCATTATTGAAGATGTTTCGGGATTGAGCTATGAAGACTACATAAAGCAGTACATACTTGAGCCTTTAAATATGCAGAACACGTACGTGATGTTAAATGAGGATGTCGAGGAGGGATTAGCAAAAGAATATAGTTATGCAAATGATCAATATACTGAGCTTTCCTTGTATGATTATAACTATCCTCCAGCCGGATCAATGATATCAACGGCAGAGGATATGGCCAAGTTTATACAAGCACACCTTAACCTTGGTGAGCTTAATGGGGTACGAATTATGGAAGCTTCTACAGCAGAGCTTATGCATGATCGTCAGTTTTCGCAGCATCCCCTAGTGCAAGGCTTTGGCTTTGGTTTTTTCGAGAATCTTTATAATCAGCTACGTATTCTAGAGCATGGCGGGAACACAGACGGCTCTAATAGCATGTTCATGATTGAGAAGGAGAGCAATTGGGGCTTATTTATATCCAATAATGGGGTAAATGGTGCTTATCCAATCCACATTTTTGGCAAGAAGTTTGTAGATGAATTCTTTCCTAATCCTCAAACGCAAGCTCCTGTAAATCATTCTGGCGTAGAGCTAGAAGAGGACTTAACACGCTACCAAGGTATTTATCACTTGAATCGTTATGGACATGATGATATTTCGAAGTTTGTTTTAGCGATTAATCCATCGTTACATGTTAAGGTCAATGAAGAACAAGGTCTACAGGTTACGTTTTTTGGAGAGACCGTAAACTATGAGCAGGTTGAACCATTAGTATTTTTTAATCCTCTGGCGAACCAGTATATTGCTTTTGAAGAGGACGCGAACGGTGCGATTACTCATCTTTTTGACAGCATGGTTTTTGAAAAGAAAAAATGGTATGAAGATACGTTGCTTCATGCTATCCTAGCAGGTGCTTTGTTACTTTTTTCTATTGCTATATTACTTACTATAGCGATTCGTTTCTTCATTAAACGAATCAGAAAAAAGAAGCACATAGACATAGGAGGGCATGCTAAGTCTTTGAAGTGGCTATCTCTTTCTAAAAACACGCTAGTATTAAACAGCCTTATCTTTATTCTCTTTATTATGCTAATCGGTATTGGTTTGGTAAATATGATGAGCTCAGGGGGCTTTTCCTTTGAATTACCTATCATCTTTATAGTTGCTTTCATAGCTCCAATTCTTATGGTCGGTTTAACTCTGTTTTTGGGATTTGCTTTAGTTAAGCTTTGGATGACCAGAGCGGGAACGATAATGAACAAAATGACGATGACGCTTTATTTTATGGTATCTCTATCATTCTTACTTGTTTTACATTATTACAATTGGATTGGCTTTAACTTCTAA
- a CDS encoding ABC-F family ATP-binding cassette domain-containing protein, with protein sequence MITVNNVSLRFGDRKLFEEVNIKFTPGNCYGLIGANGAGKSTFLKILSGDIEPLTGDVHITPGERLAVLKQNHFEYEQVEVIETVIRGHKRLYEVMQEKNELYMKPEFSEEDGIKVAELEGEFAEMNGWEAESEAAILLKGLGIAEDLHNKKMEELDGGDKVKVLLAQALFGKPDILLLDEPTNHLDHQAILWLEEFLINFENTVIVVSHDRYFLNKVCTHIADVDFNKIQLYVGNYDFWYESSQLALKLTQEANKKKEEKVKELQSFIARFSANASKSKQATSRKKLLDKITLDDIRPSTRKYPYVAFTPNREIGNDLLHVEGLSKTVDGEKLLDNVSFMVNKGDKIAFVGRDEAARTTLFKILMGELEADQGSYKWGVTTSQAYFPKDNSKFFENNEQNLVEWLRDFSPEDQSESFLRGFLGRMLFSGDEVLKKSNVLSGGEKVRCMLSKMMLSGSNVLVFDEPTNHLDLESIQALNNGLINFKGSILFTSHDHQFVQTIANRIIEITPKGIIDQQCTFDEYLENKELQSKINSMYE encoded by the coding sequence ATGATTACAGTAAATAATGTCAGTCTTCGCTTTGGAGACCGCAAACTATTTGAAGAGGTAAATATTAAGTTTACTCCTGGAAACTGCTACGGGTTAATAGGAGCAAATGGAGCAGGTAAATCAACTTTTCTTAAAATATTGTCAGGAGATATTGAGCCTCTAACAGGTGATGTTCATATTACTCCGGGAGAGCGCTTAGCCGTCTTAAAGCAGAACCACTTTGAATATGAGCAAGTAGAGGTTATTGAAACGGTTATTCGTGGACACAAGCGCTTGTATGAAGTGATGCAGGAGAAAAATGAGTTATATATGAAGCCTGAATTCTCCGAGGAGGATGGGATTAAAGTAGCCGAGCTTGAAGGTGAATTTGCTGAGATGAACGGCTGGGAGGCTGAATCAGAAGCAGCTATCCTTTTAAAAGGATTAGGTATTGCTGAAGATCTACACAATAAAAAGATGGAAGAGCTAGATGGTGGAGATAAGGTAAAGGTCTTATTAGCTCAAGCGTTATTTGGTAAGCCAGACATCCTTTTACTTGATGAGCCGACAAACCACTTGGATCACCAAGCGATTCTATGGCTAGAGGAGTTTCTAATTAATTTTGAAAACACGGTAATTGTCGTGTCCCACGATCGTTATTTCTTAAATAAGGTTTGTACACACATTGCTGACGTGGACTTTAATAAAATTCAGCTATACGTCGGAAACTATGATTTCTGGTATGAGTCAAGTCAATTAGCGTTGAAGCTTACACAAGAGGCGAACAAAAAGAAGGAAGAAAAGGTTAAAGAGCTACAATCCTTTATCGCACGCTTTAGTGCGAATGCCTCTAAGTCGAAGCAAGCGACGTCTCGTAAGAAGCTTTTAGATAAAATCACGCTTGACGATATTAGACCTTCTACTCGTAAGTATCCTTACGTAGCTTTCACGCCAAACCGGGAGATCGGAAATGATTTACTACATGTTGAAGGCTTATCGAAAACAGTTGACGGAGAAAAACTGCTAGACAACGTTAGCTTTATGGTCAACAAAGGAGATAAGATTGCTTTTGTAGGACGTGATGAGGCAGCCAGAACCACTTTATTTAAAATCTTGATGGGTGAGCTAGAAGCCGATCAAGGGAGCTATAAATGGGGAGTGACTACTTCTCAGGCCTATTTTCCAAAGGATAACTCCAAGTTCTTTGAAAATAATGAGCAGAATCTTGTGGAATGGCTACGTGACTTTTCACCTGAGGATCAAAGCGAAAGCTTCCTTCGAGGCTTCCTAGGTAGAATGCTGTTCTCTGGAGACGAGGTATTGAAAAAGTCCAATGTCCTTTCTGGAGGAGAAAAGGTACGTTGTATGCTTTCTAAAATGATGCTCAGTGGTTCGAATGTACTGGTTTTTGATGAGCCAACGAACCATTTGGATTTAGAGTCTATTCAGGCGTTAAATAACGGTTTAATTAACTTTAAAGGGTCAATCCTGTTTACATCTCATGACCATCAGTTCGTACAAACAATTGCAAATCGCATTATTGAAATTACACCTAAGGGAATTATAGATCAACAATGTACGTTTGATGAGTACCTAGAGAATAAAGAGCTTCAAAGCAAAATTAATAGCATGTATGAATAA
- a CDS encoding SRPBCC family protein yields MNEYGTLHEANGRYALRFERFFPSNPEDVFLVLTNPSYFSQWYPFATGEMDLRIGGKIAFDDGEGTTYDSTITELDKPYLFGFREVDDLIKISLHEEDEGCRMIFTHTFDDDSWAVNTAAGWHRCLDVFTQIVNGKPIKWHDNSTKLREIYSEAFNYETLKNNKKLFH; encoded by the coding sequence ATAAATGAATATGGTACACTTCATGAGGCAAATGGCCGTTATGCTTTGAGATTTGAACGATTTTTCCCTAGTAATCCAGAAGATGTTTTCCTTGTTCTTACAAATCCTAGTTACTTCTCCCAATGGTACCCTTTCGCAACAGGGGAGATGGATTTAAGAATTGGTGGAAAAATTGCCTTCGATGACGGAGAAGGAACGACATATGATAGCACCATTACAGAGTTAGATAAGCCATATTTATTTGGTTTTCGTGAAGTAGATGATCTGATAAAGATTTCATTACATGAAGAGGATGAAGGATGCAGAATGATCTTTACCCATACTTTTGACGATGATTCATGGGCAGTGAATACCGCAGCAGGATGGCATAGGTGTCTAGATGTATTTACCCAAATCGTGAATGGTAAACCAATTAAGTGGCACGATAACTCAACTAAGCTGCGTGAAATCTATAGTGAAGCATTTAACTATGAAACTTTAAAAAACAATAAAAAGTTATTCCATTAA
- a CDS encoding DUF1273 domain-containing protein, producing MIKRLVVTGYKAHELGIFNEKKHPGFPYIKRALEQRLRVLIDEGLEWVIISGQLGVELWTAEIVLELKQEFPDIKLAVLTPFLNQEQNWKEEKQEYYRGIVNQVDYVNSITKREYEGPWQFKAKTEFLLDNSDALLLLYDDEKEGSPKFLLEEAKKRAEKEGYEYMQITSYDLQLLVEEDSFHS from the coding sequence ATGATTAAGCGTCTTGTTGTCACAGGCTATAAAGCGCATGAGCTAGGTATTTTTAATGAGAAAAAGCACCCTGGTTTTCCATACATCAAAAGAGCTCTAGAACAAAGGCTAAGGGTGTTGATTGATGAAGGATTAGAATGGGTTATTATAAGTGGTCAGCTCGGCGTAGAGCTCTGGACGGCTGAAATTGTGTTGGAATTAAAGCAGGAGTTCCCTGATATAAAGCTTGCTGTCCTCACCCCTTTTCTTAATCAGGAGCAAAACTGGAAGGAAGAAAAACAGGAGTATTATAGAGGTATTGTCAATCAAGTTGATTATGTGAACAGCATTACGAAGCGTGAATATGAAGGACCGTGGCAATTCAAAGCAAAAACGGAGTTTCTACTTGATAATAGTGATGCTTTACTCCTGCTGTACGACGATGAGAAGGAAGGTAGTCCAAAATTTTTACTGGAGGAGGCTAAAAAGAGGGCAGAAAAAGAGGGCTACGAGTATATGCAAATTACTTCTTATGATTTACAATTGCTTGTAGAGGAAGATTCATTCCATTCATAA
- a CDS encoding AimR family lysis-lysogeny pheromone receptor — MLRERIFKQLEKMDMGQRQLAKIVNVSESTISRYLNGRDELKFESTLRIVQYLFPAQEKSLIVEYALTQKSYNARCCLEYCLIHNIWDVNDRIIEKLSHSGNPIDREWAKIYEYVLNYHRKDMSDEELLEQVLKFHPNSFEVNMMKKILLGYIYFFQKNFNLMLEHIRDLDQKILEVKSTFIQSCLVTRYGLIMMHVHMFLNHIPETRRLCELVIEQCMTNNAKASAYHALGHSYLFEDYDKAQMYLTLAMELFKNEGRQENYLEAYYTLSFVQSYWRIEREFPFELHTQKELDEYIFYLIQKGDIAIAREICKKMNVESMDDWEKAFYYYYLGLMEDHKTFFYQSVRYFRQAQNRFHLQLPIYALKNKNENETLLQIFNDD; from the coding sequence TTGCTTCGTGAGCGTATTTTTAAGCAATTAGAAAAAATGGATATGGGACAAAGGCAGTTAGCTAAAATCGTAAATGTTAGTGAGTCTACTATATCTAGGTATTTAAATGGCAGAGATGAGCTTAAATTTGAGTCAACATTAAGAATTGTACAGTATCTTTTTCCTGCACAGGAAAAGTCCTTAATAGTAGAATATGCCTTAACACAGAAAAGCTATAACGCTAGGTGCTGTTTAGAGTATTGTCTCATACATAATATTTGGGATGTAAATGATAGGATTATTGAAAAGCTATCCCATTCAGGAAACCCAATCGATCGAGAATGGGCAAAGATTTATGAATATGTATTAAACTATCATCGAAAAGACATGTCCGATGAAGAGCTTTTGGAGCAGGTACTAAAGTTTCATCCAAACTCATTTGAAGTAAACATGATGAAAAAAATATTACTAGGATATATCTACTTCTTTCAAAAGAATTTTAACCTTATGCTTGAGCATATTAGAGATTTAGATCAAAAGATCTTGGAGGTTAAAAGCACTTTTATACAAAGCTGCTTGGTGACAAGATACGGACTAATCATGATGCATGTTCACATGTTTCTAAATCATATACCAGAAACTCGCAGGCTTTGCGAGTTAGTCATTGAGCAATGTATGACAAACAATGCTAAGGCATCAGCCTATCATGCCTTAGGTCACTCCTACTTGTTTGAAGACTATGATAAGGCACAAATGTATCTTACCTTAGCCATGGAATTGTTTAAGAACGAAGGACGTCAGGAAAACTATCTTGAAGCCTATTACACCTTGTCATTTGTTCAGTCATACTGGCGAATTGAACGTGAATTTCCTTTTGAACTACATACACAAAAAGAGCTCGATGAATACATATTCTATCTCATTCAAAAGGGCGATATTGCGATAGCTAGGGAGATTTGTAAAAAGATGAACGTAGAGAGTATGGATGATTGGGAAAAAGCGTTCTATTATTATTATCTAGGCTTGATGGAGGATCATAAAACATTCTTTTATCAATCTGTTAGATATTTTCGTCAAGCACAAAATCGTTTTCACCTTCAATTGCCCATTTACGCTTTAAAAAATAAAAACGAAAATGAAACATTGCTTCAAATTTTTAATGATGATTAG
- a CDS encoding AGE family epimerase/isomerase, producing the protein MEATIEKLMNETRAELIEHILPFWMSLKDEQYGGYYGRVDYQLNVDRIAPKGGIAAARLLWTFSSVYRSLYDEKYLLHAQHAYHFLVDRFIDQEYGGLFWMVDHKGEAIDNDKHIYTQAFAVYALSEYYLATSDPMALEHAIKLFELIEEVGYNPVKNAYKEQFTRKWEEIPNDKIGDEFMAPITTNTHLHILEAYTTLYRAYPDERVKERLTNLIKIFYEKIYDRTAKCFHVFFDQNWKAIGNIKSYGHDIETSWLIDEALEAISLEDERYHQLVVDVAYNIADIAILPDGTIANEERDGKLDKTKVWWGQTEAMIGFTNAFQRTNDQRFLGLVEGIWDYVQNHLIDQRPNGEWYWSIEADGQPTARDIVEPWKCPYHNVRFCLEVMRRLGND; encoded by the coding sequence ATGGAAGCAACTATTGAAAAATTGATGAATGAAACTAGAGCTGAACTTATTGAACACATTTTACCTTTTTGGATGAGTCTTAAGGATGAACAATATGGTGGTTATTACGGAAGAGTTGACTATCAGCTGAACGTTGACAGAATTGCTCCGAAGGGAGGAATAGCAGCTGCTCGATTGCTATGGACATTTTCTTCTGTTTACCGTTCTTTATATGATGAAAAGTATCTGCTTCATGCACAGCATGCCTATCATTTTTTAGTAGATAGGTTTATAGATCAAGAGTATGGCGGACTCTTTTGGATGGTGGATCATAAAGGAGAAGCCATTGATAACGACAAACATATTTACACACAAGCCTTTGCAGTCTATGCGCTTAGTGAGTATTATTTAGCTACTTCAGATCCAATGGCCTTAGAGCACGCCATAAAGCTTTTTGAACTAATTGAAGAAGTTGGCTATAATCCTGTGAAGAATGCATATAAAGAACAGTTCACTAGAAAGTGGGAAGAGATTCCTAATGATAAAATAGGAGACGAATTTATGGCTCCTATTACTACAAATACTCATTTACATATCTTAGAGGCGTATACAACTCTTTATAGGGCATATCCAGATGAGCGTGTTAAAGAACGTTTAACAAATCTGATCAAGATTTTTTATGAAAAGATTTATGATCGGACTGCTAAGTGTTTTCATGTTTTCTTTGATCAAAATTGGAAGGCGATAGGAAATATTAAATCCTATGGACATGATATTGAAACAAGCTGGTTAATTGATGAAGCATTAGAGGCGATAAGCCTTGAGGATGAGCGCTATCATCAGCTTGTTGTCGATGTAGCTTACAATATCGCAGATATCGCTATATTACCAGATGGCACAATAGCTAATGAAGAGCGTGATGGAAAACTGGATAAAACAAAGGTTTGGTGGGGTCAAACTGAGGCAATGATTGGCTTTACAAATGCTTTTCAACGAACAAATGATCAACGATTTCTAGGGCTTGTTGAAGGAATATGGGATTATGTGCAAAATCATTTGATTGACCAGCGTCCTAACGGTGAATGGTATTGGTCTATTGAGGCAGATGGTCAGCCTACAGCACGCGATATAGTAGAGCCATGGAAATGTCCCTATCATAACGTTAGATTTTGTCTTGAAGTTATGAGGAGGCTAGGGAATGATTGA